In Kwoniella dejecticola CBS 10117 chromosome 4, complete sequence, one genomic interval encodes:
- a CDS encoding histone H3 → MARTKQTARKSTGGKAPRKQLATKAARKQTTTSAAGGVKKPHRYRPGTVALREIRRYQKSTELLIRKLPFQRLVREIAQDFKTDLRFQSSAVLALQEASEAYLVSLFEDTNLAAIHAKRVTIQPKDLQLARRLRGERS, encoded by the exons ATGGCCCGAACTAAGCAAACCGCTAGAAAGTCCACCGGTGGTAAAGCCCCCAGAAAGCAAC TCGCTACCAAGGCTGCCAGAAAGCAAACTACCACTTCCGCCGCTGGAGGTGTCAAGAAGCCCCACAGATACAGACCCGGTACCGTCGCCTTGCGAGAAATCAGAAGATACCAAAA ATCTACTGAGCTCCTTATCCGAAAACTTCCTTTCCAAAGACTAGTCAGAGAAATCGCTCAAGACTTCAAGACCGACCTCCGATTCCAATCGTCCGCCGTCTTGGCCCTCCAAGAAGCTTCCGAGGCTTACCTCGTCTCCTTGTTCGAAGACACCAACTTGGCCGCTATCCACGCTAAGCGAGTCACCATCCAACCCAAGGATCTTCAACTCGCCCGAAGACTCCGAGGTGAACGATCTTAA
- a CDS encoding uroporphyrinogen decarboxylase codes for MTITEKYDVPQVKNLGKWQEVEKSFPPLKNDLLLRAAKGEETERAPVWVMRQAGRYLPEFLEVRKSHSFFECCQTPSIASALTLQPIDRYPRLDASIIFCDILVVPQALGMEVLMEPSKGPVLPQPLVTPEDINRLNPKVNVEKELGYLFEAITLTRKGLAGRVPLIGFCGAPWTLMAYMCEGGGSKTFEKSKSWLYEYPEESKRLLRIVADVCADLLVGQVLAGAQMLQVFDSWAGELTPYQYREFAYPASIHISHKVKSILKQIGHPGVAITLFAKGANAPSTFKLLSDPTVTGYDTLGLDWTVDPLEVRELVGRQVNLQGNFDPTVLYGGKDGIEKEVERLSTVWKKAGGGWIANLGHGITPNVKPEDMGWFLECVHKYSKRS; via the exons ATGACGATTACCGAGAAATACGATGTTCCGCAAGTGAAGAACCTGGGTAAATGGCAAGAGGTCGAAAAGTCTTTCCCACCGTTGAAGAATGATCTCTTGCTTCGGGCTGCTAAGGGAGAGGAGACTGAACGTGCGCCTGTATGGGTTATGAGGCAGGCTGGGAGGTATCTTCCAG AGTTCCTGGAAGTACGCAAATCCCACTCATTCTTTGAATGCTGTCAAACACCATCAATCGCCTCTGCTCTTACTTTACAACCAATTGACCGATATCCGCGGCTCGACGCCTCTATCATCTTCTGCGacatcctcgtcgtccccCAAGCTCTGGGTATGGAAGTCCTGATGGAACCTTCGAAAGGCCCAGTCTTACCCCAACCACTCGTTACTCCGGAAGACATAAATCGCCTGAATCCAAAAGTGAACGTGGAGAAAGAACTTGGTTACCTATTCGAAGCTATCACTCTCACTCGAAAGGGTTTGGCTGGGAGAGTACCCTTGATAGGTTTCTGCGGTGCCCCTTGGACATTGATGGCGTACATGTGTGAAGGTGGGGGGAGCAAGACCTTCGAGAAGAGTAAATCATGGTTGTACGAGTACCCGGAAGAGTCGAAGAGGTTATTGAGGATCGTAGCGGATGTCTGTGCGGATTTGCTGGTTGGACAAGTACTTGCTGGAGCGCAG ATGCTCCAAGTATTCGATTCATGGGCAGGAGAACTCACACCATACCAATACCGCGAATTTGCCTATCCCGCCTCCATCCACATTTCGCACAAAGTAAAATCCATCCTCAAGCAGATCGGTCATCCCGGTGTCGCAATCACCTTATTCGCCAAAGGCGCGAATGCTCCCTCCACTTTCAAATTACTCTCTGACCCGACGGTGACGGGGTACGATACCCTGGGATTAGACTGGACTGTCGATCCACTCGAAGTGCGAGAGTTGGTGGGTAGACAAGTCAATTTACAAGGTAATTTCGATCCCACGGTCCTGTATGGTGGGAAAGACGGTATagagaaagaagtggaaaggTTAAGTACGGTGTGGAAGAAGGCTGGAGGAGGGTGGATAGCTAATCTCGGACATGGGATAACGCCGAATGTCAAGCCGGAGGATATGGGGTGGTTCTTGGAGTGCGTGCATAAGTATTCGAAGAGGAGTTGA